Proteins found in one Amphiura filiformis chromosome 14, Afil_fr2py, whole genome shotgun sequence genomic segment:
- the LOC140168956 gene encoding uncharacterized protein: protein MPRQGDQTTYYAINSDIPIPAPKGPLCDEELLKIANALVGTDFRYVGFLLAVPDTQMGSIERAFPPKDRTFATLRDWRMRSFKLVRSSQSVAELTAALGAMGREDLANYVVVTFQNAMECA, encoded by the exons ATGCCTCGTCAAGGCGATCAAACTACCTATTATGCAATCAACTCAGATATTCCAATACCAGCACCAAAAG GTCCACTTTGTGACGAAGAACTCTTGAAAATAGCCAATGCTCTCGTCGGCACAGACTTCCGTTATGTAGGATTCCTACTTGCCGTTCCCGACACACAGATGGGCAGTATCGAAAGAGCCTTCCCTCCCAAAGACAGAACTTTTGCAACTCTACGTGATTGGCGAATGAGAAGCTTCAAGTTGGTTCGTTCAAGTCAAAGTGTGGCGGAACTTACTGCAGCGCTAGGTGCAATGGGAAGGGAGGATCTAGCCAACTATGTAGTAGTGACTTTTCAAAATGCAATGGAGTGTGCGTGA
- the LOC140168957 gene encoding uncharacterized protein produces the protein MPRQGDQTTYYAINSDIPIPAPKGPLCDEELLKIANALVGTDFRYVGFLLAVPDTRMASIERAFPPKDRTFATLRDWRMRSFKLVRPSQSVAELTAALGAMGREDLANYVVVTFQNAMECA, from the exons ATGCCTCGTCAAGGCGATCAAACTACCTATTATGCAATCAACTCAGATATTCCAATACCAGCACCAAAAG GTCCACTTTGCGACGAAGAACTCTTGAAAATAGCCAATGCTCTCGTCGGCACAGACTTCCGTTATGTAGGATTCCTACTTGCCGTTCCCGACACACGGATGGCCAGTATCGAAAGAGCCTTCCCTCCCAAAGACAGAACTTTTGCAACTCTACGTGACTGGCGAATGAGAAGCTTCAAGCTGGTTCGTCCAAGTCAAAGTGTGGCGGAACTTACTGCAGCGCTAGGTGCAATGGGCAGGGAAGATCTAGCCAATTATGTGGTAGTGACTTTTCAAAATGCAATGGAATGTGCGTGA